The genomic DNA ATACTATTAACCAATTCATATTAAAGACAACAGGCCCGTGATCACCGAGATCACGGGCCTGTTGGCGTTTAGAACGGGAGCATGGTGTGCTGTGCCTGTGGTGGTGTCACCGTCGGCGGTTTGCGCAGGCGGTTGTTTTGCGTTTGACTCGCCGCCTAACGCGCTCGTTGAAGGTCAGCATGCGCCTTCCTCCGGATCAAGCGCAATTAGCGCGGCAGCGAGCACATGCTTGCAGAGTTGGCCTCCGCCATGGCTCCAAAATCCGCGACATTGGCAGGTAAAACCCTCGGTATGGTCGATGCCATTGGCCAGCGTGACGGTGTAGGCTTTTGACCCCTGCACCGTGAACGTGGTCGCAGCGCTGCGGGTCACCTGCTGTCCGAGGACGAGTACGACCGCCTCATAGAGTTGGCGGCGCGAACAATCCCCGGCAATCAGGAGTGCCTGTTGTACTCGAAAACACCAGCGGTCATCCGCTGTCGTGTCGCTCTGGAGCAAGCTCGCGAGCGGGCTGCTCGGCTGAATCGGTTTGAGGGCGGTGGCGGTGATTGAGGTTGGTGCAGCATAACTGGGCACAATCTCGTCACAGCGGGCCAAGAGCAGCGCCGCCGAACTATGCAGCGCTGGGGTGGGGGCGGCCATGGTGATCGCCGCCGCGAGTTGGCCGAAGTGGGTGAGCATGGCGGTTTGGATGACGGTCTGCATGGGGATTCCTTTCGATTAATGACTCCACGCAAGCCGTCGCTCGCGCATGCTGGTATAGCCGCCTTTACCGATGATGAGATGATCCAGTAGCTCGATCTCTAAGAGTTGACCTGCCTGAATGGCCTGCTTGGTGAGCAGGATGTCCTCGGGCGATGCCCACACCATCCCCGACGGGTGGTTGTGGGCAAGGATTATCGAGGCGGCATTGCGGCGCAGGGGTTCGCGAAACAGGTCAGCCATCCGGCAATAGGCGGTGTTGAGCGTTCCGACCACAACGGTGTGCATGCCGATGATGTGCGCGTGGGTTGAAAGCGAGATCACCCGCAGTTCTTCCTGTTCCAAGTGACTCATCTCCGCTTGGAGCAACGCTACGACCTGCATGGGTGTGGTGATCGGTTCGCCCGTCACGGCTTCGGCTAGTTTGGCGTGGCCCATCGCGAAGGCGGTGCGCAGCCGGATGGCATGGGCACGGCCAACGATGGGGGTTAACTCCTCCTCGGTCATGCGAGCGAGGGTATTCCACGACTGGTCAGCGGCCCGCCAGAGCGCGGCAGCCTGCGCCTGATCGCGAGCGGTTGGGCGGGTGGGATTGAACAGGTCAAGCAGGGTTGGAATGGCATCAATGGCCATGGATAGACTCCTTCACCGCTGGGGAGCAGCGGTGCGCTACTCCCCAGTTGGGGAAGAAGAATTAGGTTAGTTAGGAGGTTGAGAGCATCGTAGCCATGCGATTCCACTCATGGGGATCAAACAGCAGGCCGAGCAGTTCAACGGCTTCTGGTTCACGGCAATACTGGCGAATCGCGGCGGTTTGCTCGGTCGTCAGGATTGCCGTTCCCCACGCGAGGGTACAGAGCGCATCCAAGACCGGAATCGGGAGGATGGCTTTGTGATAGCCGTCGCGGTGCGGGCGGTGGTAAAACACCCCCGGCTCAATCGTGCCACGCTGCATGACGACCGTCAAGCAATCCGTGAGGTCGTTCAACAGGGTCATGCAGCGTTGCTGGCGGAGCGGCAGGGGATAGGTTCCCGCGCCAAAGAGATCCGCCTGCGACCAGCCCAAGGCTTCGGCACAATCACCGAGCACATCACGATTCCCAAAGGGGCGTGATCCCGCGCCAACGGTGAACTGCACGGCCCCGGTGTCGTCCATGGTGACGCGCACACCGAGCGAGAGTCGGTGGAGTAA from Herpetosiphon gulosus includes the following:
- a CDS encoding SWIM zinc finger family protein is translated as MQTVIQTAMLTHFGQLAAAITMAAPTPALHSSAALLLARCDEIVPSYAAPTSITATALKPIQPSSPLASLLQSDTTADDRWCFRVQQALLIAGDCSRRQLYEAVVLVLGQQVTRSAATTFTVQGSKAYTVTLANGIDHTEGFTCQCRGFWSHGGGQLCKHVLAAALIALDPEEGAC
- a CDS encoding JAB domain-containing protein; its protein translation is MAIDAIPTLLDLFNPTRPTARDQAQAAALWRAADQSWNTLARMTEEELTPIVGRAHAIRLRTAFAMGHAKLAEAVTGEPITTPMQVVALLQAEMSHLEQEELRVISLSTHAHIIGMHTVVVGTLNTAYCRMADLFREPLRRNAASIILAHNHPSGMVWASPEDILLTKQAIQAGQLLEIELLDHLIIGKGGYTSMRERRLAWSH